In a genomic window of Trichoderma atroviride chromosome 4, complete sequence:
- a CDS encoding 60S ribosomal protein eL6: MSAKPTTKQFGKSTREVPASADQAKKWYPADDDSAPKKVRKSVRSWAPRKSLQPGTVLILLAGRFRGKRVVLLKNLDQGVLLVTGPFKINGVPLRRVNSRYVIATSYKVDISALDAAKIEEISQPKYFTAEKAKEKASAEAFFKQGEKPQKKEINSSRAADQKAVDKALLASIKKVDLLASYLASTFSLRKGDKPHEMAW; encoded by the exons ATGTCGGCCAAGCCCACGACCAAGCAGTTCGGGAAGTCGACCCGGGAGGTTCCCGCCTCCGCCGACCAGGCCAAGAAGTGGTATcccgccgacgacgacagcgCGCCCAAGAAG GTTCGCAAGTCTGTCCGATCTTGGGCTCCCCGAAAGTCTCTCCAGCCCGGTACCGTCCTgatcctcctcgccggccgCTTCCGTGGCAAGCGCGTCGTCCTCCTCAAGAACCTCGACCAGGGTGTTCTCCTCGTCACCGGCCCCTTCAAGATCAACGGTGTTCCTCTGCGAAGAGTCAACTCCCGATACGTCATCGCCACCTCATACAAGGTCGACATCTCCGCCCTCGACGCTGCCAAGATCGAGGAGATCTCTCAGCCCAAGTACTTCACCGCtgagaaggccaaggagaaggcCTCCGCCGAGGCTTTCTTCAAGCAGGGAGAGAAGCCCCAG AAGAAGGAGATCAACAGCAGCCGTGCTGCCGACCAGAAGGCCGTCGACAAGGCTCTGCTTGCCAGCATCAAGAAGGTGGATCTGTTGGCCAGCTACCTCGCCAGCACCTTCAGCCTGCGGAAGGGTGACAAGCCCCACGAGATGGCGTGgtag
- a CDS encoding uncharacterized protein (MEROPS:MER0004247), translating into MSSLLLPLISRRSPSLRVHIAALKRPHPVLKRNLSPRLSRSWFASSTANMKPEELKHYLADQPPTVVRLEIEKHFSLLSEQQKRYAHFISKAAFAGSRIVLRQLSPESEPIYDLIITLHKSTNGDWNALAKKAGVEESELNLFLEYTGMFLGNMGNYKSFGDAKFIPRCTEKTVAALAATSPEAQKFYEATKGAIFSHEDPASMHLGFLDAGHMTTYYPDSKGITKPEIEAVSAWMEEKRLLPENTRLRKTADGFDILIASAVTSVPAEGGDVGKETKFAVESGPLKGKTISLVYGDYADEMKNITANIKQAAANAENDNQKNMHLAYAKSFETGSLEAFKDSQRFWIKDKGPSVECNIGFIETYRDPAGVRGEWEGFASMVNQERTRAFGELVEASPSLIPLLPWDKEFEKDKFLSPDFTSLEVMTFANSGIPAGINIPNYDDIRQTEGFKNVSLGNVLSAKAPNEKIPFIRPEDLEVYQANRDAAFEVQVGLHELTGHGCGKLLQETSSGVYNFDKENPPVSPVDKKPVTTWYKPGQTWGSVFGPIAASYEECRAELVAMYLSCEFPVLKIFGFGDGSEDISGPAGDVLYASYLSMARAGLASLEMWDPKSQKWGQAHSQARFSILKSFLEAGDDFCKLDYTKDDLSDLTIKLDRSKILTAGRKAVADYLQKLHVYKSTADVKTGSEFYLDMSNVGLDFWGTKVRNVVLDNKQPRKVFIQANTTLDTTTGNVSIKHYDATLLGMIESWSDRNL; encoded by the exons ATGTCTTCACTTCTGCTGCCCCTCATCTCGCGCAGGTCGCCTTCATTAAGAGTCCATATCGCTGCTTTGAAACGCCCGCATCCCGTTCTCAAGCGCAATCTCTCGCCTCGCCTTTCACGATCCTGGTTTgcctcatcaacagccaACATGAAGCCCGAGGAGCTCAAGCACTATCTGGCCGATCAGCCACCCACCGTCGTCCGCctggagattgagaagcatttttccctcctttctGAGCAGCAGAAGCGTTATGCTCACTTTATCAGCAA GGCTGCCTTTGCTGGTTCCAGAATCGTCTTGCGTCAGCTTTCGCCCGAGTCAGAGCCCATCTATGACTTGATCATCACCCTTCACAAGTCGACCAATGGCGACTGGAATGcgttggccaagaaggccggcGTTGAGGAGTCGGAATTGAACCTCTTCCTGGAGTATACCGGCATGTTCCTCGGCAACATGGGCAACTATAAGAGCTTCGGAGACGCCAAGTTCATCCCCAGATGCACTGAGAAGACCGTTGCTGCTTTGGCCGCTACATCTCCCGAGGCTCAGAAATTCTATGAGGCTACCAAGggtgccatcttcagccacGAAGATCCCGCTTCTATGCACCTCGGATTCCTAGATGCTGGCCACATGACAACCTACTATCCTGACTCAAAGGGCATCACCAAGCCCGAGATTGAGGCTGTCTCAGCCtggatggaggagaagagactgCTGCCTGAGAACACCAGACTGCGAAAGACCGCTGATGGTTTCGACATTCTCATAGCTTCCGCTGTTACTAGTGTCCCCGCCGAAGGAGGCGATGTTGGAAAAGAGACGAAATTCGCCGTTGAGAGTGGTCctctcaagggcaagaccATTAGCTTGGTCTACGGTGATTACgctgatgagatgaagaacaTCACTGCCAACATCAAGCAGGCTGCGGCCAACGCGGAGAATGACAACCAGAAGAACATGCACTTGGCCTACGCCAAATCTTTCGAGACTGGTTCTTTGGAGGCATTCAAGGACAGCCAGCGCTTCTggatcaaggacaagggccCCAGCGTTGAGTGCAACATTGGCTTCATCGAGACGTATCGTGACCCTGCCGGTGTTCGTGGAGAATGGGAGGGTTTCGCTTCCA TGGTTAACC AGGAGCGAACCCGTGCTTTTGGCGAACTCGTTGAGGCCTCGCCTTCCCTCATCCCCTTACTTCCTTGGGATAAAGAGTTCGAAAAGGACAAGTTTCTCTCTCCCGACTTTACATCACTGGAAGTGATGACTTTTGCAA ACTCCGGCATCCCTGCCGGTATCAACAT TCCCAACTACGATGATATCCGACAAACTGAAGGTTTCAAGAACGTCTCTCTTGGAAATGTGCTCAGTGCCAAGGCCCCTAATGAAAAGATTCCCTTCATCCGCCCTGAAGATCTGGAAGTGTACCAGGCAAACCGCGATGCCGCTTTCGAGGTCCAAGTTGGACTTCACGAACTTACGG GTCACGGCTGTGGTAAGCTTTTGCAGGAGACTTCTTCTGGAGTCTACAACTTCGACAAGGAGAACCCCCCTGTTAGCCCCGTCGATAAAAAGCCCGTCACCACTTGGTACAAGCCTGGCCAGACCTGGGGCTCAGTCTTTGGACCCATCGCTGCCTCGTATGAGGAATGTCGTGCGGAGTTGGTTGCCATGTACCTCAGCTGCGAATTCCCCGTTCTCAAGATCTTCGGGTTTGGAGACGGATCTGAAGATATCAGCGGCCCTGCTGGAGATGTCCTCTACGCATCCTACCTCTCTATGGCTCGTGCCGGCCTTGCCTCTCTGGAGATGTGGGATCCCAAGAGCCAGAAATGGGGACAGGCACACAGCCAGGCCCGCTTCTCCATTCTCAAGTCTTTCCTCGAGGCCGGTGACGATTTCTGCAAACTGGACTACACCAAGGACGACCTTTCTGATTTGACCATCAAGCTGGACAGGTCCAAGATTCTGACGGCTGGCCGCAAGG CCGTTGCCGATTACCTTCAAAAGCTTCACGTTTACAAGTCAACCGCCGACGTCAAGACTGGATCCGAATTTTACCTCGATATGAGCAATGTTGGCCTTGACTTTTGGGGCACAAAGGTTCGCAACGTCGTTCTCGACAACAAGCAGCCCCGCAAGGTCTTTATCCAAGCCAACACTACCCTGGATACGACCACAGGTAATGTATCGATTAAGCACTATGATGCTACGCTTTTGGGAATGATTGAGAGTTGGTCCGACAGGAACTTGTAA